In the genome of Bacillota bacterium LX-D, one region contains:
- a CDS encoding ATP-binding protein: MSAATRKEWKEAIIEYSKELKLSAIRKYLEEYVQEASQRDACYEEFLAQLLQKECDARREASRYNRIRLAQFTHKRYLEDLSISDLPEDAQKKLKLLKTLDFLREGRNVILAGSPGTGNYRKLFVIERNECIIKF, encoded by the coding sequence AAAGAGTGGAAAGAAGCCATAATAGAATACAGCAAAGAATTAAAACTTTCTGCGATTCGCAAATACCTTGAGGAATATGTTCAAGAAGCCAGTCAACGTGATGCCTGTTATGAGGAATTTCTGGCTCAATTGCTGCAAAAGGAGTGTGATGCAAGGCGGGAGGCCTCACGGTACAATCGTATTCGCCTGGCTCAATTTACCCATAAGAGATACCTGGAAGACTTATCAATTAGCGATCTACCAGAGGATGCACAGAAGAAACTGAAATTACTTAAGACGTTGGATTTTCTTCGAGAAGGGCGGAACGTAATATTAGCAGGTAGTCCCGGCACTGGTAATTATCGAAAGCTTTTTGTTATCGAAAGAAATGAATGTATCATTAAGTTTTGA
- a CDS encoding site-specific integrase, translating to MEPILTLKELSTRVLEELKNLNYSYNSICQFRAAFKRITDYADELGIKYFSEEFGRSYLSEKYNCNIDYYQEAYPKKAKHPIRCIRLLGDYQLHGVIIRRIVKKKDYVKPPQFQDALTAYEKECINNEYSSRGMRTRLQRLFFFIDYLALRDIKGMRDVTPEIISDYVKTICHHHEKSMSAILTTLRVFLNFLYLNGYTDTNLSTSVPKQSKYYYPPVPATWKTEDVKRMLASIDRGSPLGKRDFAILLLVAKLGIRAGDIKSIKLTDLDWRSMKICITQQKTGVPTTFPILNDIGWALIDYLKNGRPPKCTSPYLFVRLNAPYEAFGKDANMHNIITKYTRAAGISIPKGNRHGLHSLRHTLASTLLEQGAPLPVITEILGHIDAKSTAVYIRTDMKGLRECALDPEGVTGLE from the coding sequence ATGGAACCGATTTTAACACTCAAGGAGCTCTCTACAAGAGTACTTGAAGAGCTCAAAAACCTAAATTACTCGTATAACTCAATATGCCAGTTCCGGGCAGCATTTAAAAGAATCACTGATTACGCTGATGAGCTTGGCATAAAATACTTTTCAGAGGAATTTGGCAGGTCCTATCTATCGGAAAAGTATAACTGTAATATTGATTACTACCAAGAAGCCTATCCCAAAAAGGCGAAGCATCCGATTCGATGTATTCGGCTACTAGGTGATTATCAACTTCATGGAGTCATTATCAGGCGCATCGTCAAGAAGAAAGATTATGTGAAACCACCACAATTCCAGGATGCTTTAACTGCATATGAAAAAGAATGCATCAATAACGAGTATTCATCCCGTGGCATGAGGACCAGGCTGCAGAGACTTTTCTTCTTCATCGATTATCTTGCCCTACGAGACATAAAAGGGATGAGAGACGTTACACCTGAAATCATTTCTGATTATGTTAAAACGATCTGCCATCATCATGAAAAAAGTATGTCTGCTATCCTTACAACCCTGCGAGTGTTTCTAAACTTTTTATACCTAAATGGTTATACCGATACCAATCTATCGACTTCTGTTCCGAAGCAAAGCAAGTACTATTATCCGCCTGTTCCGGCTACGTGGAAAACGGAGGATGTGAAGCGCATGCTTGCTTCTATTGATCGGGGAAGCCCATTAGGTAAACGTGATTTTGCAATACTGCTTCTTGTTGCAAAGCTTGGAATCCGTGCAGGTGATATCAAGTCGATCAAACTTACAGACCTTGACTGGAGATCAATGAAGATATGCATCACACAACAGAAAACTGGAGTTCCGACGACCTTTCCGATATTGAATGATATTGGTTGGGCGCTGATTGATTACCTGAAGAACGGTCGTCCACCAAAGTGTACTTCTCCTTACTTGTTTGTACGCCTTAACGCACCCTATGAAGCATTTGGAAAAGACGCAAACATGCATAATATCATTACAAAATACACGCGAGCTGCAGGTATTTCTATTCCTAAAGGAAATAGACACGGGCTCCATTCTTTAAGACACACATTGGCAAGCACACTTCTGGAACAGGGTGCTCCTCTGCCTGTAATTACTGAAATTCTTGGACATATTGATGCAAAGTCGACTGCTG